Proteins co-encoded in one Zootoca vivipara chromosome 3, rZooViv1.1, whole genome shotgun sequence genomic window:
- the OGFRL1 gene encoding opioid growth factor receptor-like protein 1 isoform X2, with protein MGSLLSGVSVKEPTTVEDCDSTWETDSEPELQDSGGEEGTPLEGLGGGEGGGGGGDPAEDEQQQQQQGEPLPAASCRPEDAEPREGVAEEPEEEELEVDEGDEEEEEEEEGEDQEGGRHDEAEAASTEQGDDAIEVAAKPKRSFYAARDLYKYRHQYPNFKDLRYQNDLCNLRFYKNKIPFKPDGVYIEEVLNKWKGDYEKLEHNHTYIQWLFPLREQGLNFYAKELTTYEIEEFKKTKEAIRRFLLAYKMMLEFFGIKLIDKTGNVARASNWQERFQHLNESQHNYLRITRILKSLGELGYESFKPPLVKFILHEALVEDTISNIKQSALEYFVYTIRDRRERRKLLRFAQQHYTPSDHFIWGPPRKQKLEGSKQSKKLASPVSLRSGYVSKHKSGKECKNVPVVCNSSGKATNEKRAEHAKKGDDCDRSRKHTSPEVVKQSIGEKNSNADCQNSILEETADPLNQENVCHLKKHKGKNDENLNQDCRNAELVEKDCCDSKSDSTNISTDLQDSVVKDKNPGGSNKEETRA; from the exons ATGGGCAGTTTGCTGAGCGGGGTCAGCGTCAAGGAGCCCACCACGGTGGAGGACTGCGACTCTACCTGGGAGACGGACTCCGAGCCCGAGCTCCAGGACTCCGGAGGGGAAGAAGGGACTCCGCTCGAGGGGCTGGGGggcggagaaggaggaggcggcggtggcgacCCAGCTGAGGacgaacagcagcagcagcagcaaggggaaCCGCTCCCTGCGGCAAGCTGCCGGCCGGAAGACGCCGAGCCCAGAGAAGGGGTTGCTGAGGAGCCTGAAGAAGAGGAGCTCGAGGTAGACGAGGGcgacgaggaagaggaggaggaggaggaaggagaggatcaagagggagggaggcacgacGAAGCAGAGGCCGCCAGCACCGAGCAG GGGGATGATGCAATTGAAGTGGCAGCTAAACCAAAGAGAAGCTTTTACGCTGCAAGAGATTTGTACAAATATCGGCACCAATATCCA AACTTTAAAGATCTGCGGTATCAGAATGATTTGTGCAACCTCCGTTTTTACAAGAATAAAATTCCCTTTAAACCTGATG GTGTTTATATTGAAGAAGTCCTAAATAAGTGGAAAGGAGATTATGAAAAGTTGGAACATAATCACACTTACATACAGTG GCTTTTTCCATTAAGAGAGCAAGGACTGAATTTCTATGCAAAGGAATTAACAACATATGAAATTGAG GaattcaaaaaaacaaaagaagcaattagAAGATTCCTGTTGGCTTACAAAATGATGCTGGAGTTTTTTGGAATAAAATTAATTGATAAAACTGGAAATGTTGCACGAGCATCTAATTGGCAAGAACGATTCCAGCACTTAAATGA GTCCCAGCATAACTACTTGAGGATCACCCGTATTCTGAAGAGTCTCGGCGAACTTGGCTACGAGAGTTTCAAACCTCCTCTTGTAAAATTCATTCTTCACGAAGCTCTTGTGGAAGACACCATCTCCAACATTAAGCAAAGTGCTTTGGAATATTTTGTTTATACTATTAGAGAccggagagagaggaggaaactcCTGCGGTTTGCCCAGCAGCACTACACACCCTCTGACCACTTCATATGGGGACCGCCAAGGAAGCAGAAGTTGGAAGGAAGCAAGCAGAGTAAAAAGCTGGCATCACCGGTTTCTCTCCGCAGTGGTTACGTTTCTAAACATAAAAGTGGGAAAGAATGCAAGAATGTGCCTGTGGTTTGTAACTCAAGTGGCAAAGCAACCAATGAAAAAAGGGCAGAACATGCTAAAAAGGGTGATGATTGTGACCGGAGTAGGAAACACACCAGCCCTGAGGTTGTTAAGCAAAGCATTGGTGAAAAGAATAGCAATGCTGATTGTCAGAACTCCATACTGGAAGAAACTGCTGATCCTTTGAACCAGGAGAATGTTTGCCATCTTAAAAAACATAAAGGCAAAAACGATGAAAACCTTAATCAAGACTGCAGAAATGCAGAACTTGTAGAAAAAGATTGCTGTGACAGTAAAAGCGATTCAACTAATATATCAACAGATCTGCAAGACAGTGTAGTTAAGGATAAAAACCCAGGAGGATCAAACAAAGAGGAGACTCGAGCATAG
- the OGFRL1 gene encoding opioid growth factor receptor-like protein 1 isoform X1: MGSLLSGVSVKEPTTVEDCDSTWETDSEPELQDSGGEEGTPLEGLGGGEGGGGGGDPAEDEQQQQQQGEPLPAASCRPEDAEPREGVAEEPEEEELEVDEGDEEEEEEEEGEDQEGGRHDEAEAASTEQGDDAIEVAAKPKRSFYAARDLYKYRHQYPQNFKDLRYQNDLCNLRFYKNKIPFKPDGVYIEEVLNKWKGDYEKLEHNHTYIQWLFPLREQGLNFYAKELTTYEIEEFKKTKEAIRRFLLAYKMMLEFFGIKLIDKTGNVARASNWQERFQHLNESQHNYLRITRILKSLGELGYESFKPPLVKFILHEALVEDTISNIKQSALEYFVYTIRDRRERRKLLRFAQQHYTPSDHFIWGPPRKQKLEGSKQSKKLASPVSLRSGYVSKHKSGKECKNVPVVCNSSGKATNEKRAEHAKKGDDCDRSRKHTSPEVVKQSIGEKNSNADCQNSILEETADPLNQENVCHLKKHKGKNDENLNQDCRNAELVEKDCCDSKSDSTNISTDLQDSVVKDKNPGGSNKEETRA; this comes from the exons ATGGGCAGTTTGCTGAGCGGGGTCAGCGTCAAGGAGCCCACCACGGTGGAGGACTGCGACTCTACCTGGGAGACGGACTCCGAGCCCGAGCTCCAGGACTCCGGAGGGGAAGAAGGGACTCCGCTCGAGGGGCTGGGGggcggagaaggaggaggcggcggtggcgacCCAGCTGAGGacgaacagcagcagcagcagcaaggggaaCCGCTCCCTGCGGCAAGCTGCCGGCCGGAAGACGCCGAGCCCAGAGAAGGGGTTGCTGAGGAGCCTGAAGAAGAGGAGCTCGAGGTAGACGAGGGcgacgaggaagaggaggaggaggaggaaggagaggatcaagagggagggaggcacgacGAAGCAGAGGCCGCCAGCACCGAGCAG GGGGATGATGCAATTGAAGTGGCAGCTAAACCAAAGAGAAGCTTTTACGCTGCAAGAGATTTGTACAAATATCGGCACCAATATCCA CAGAACTTTAAAGATCTGCGGTATCAGAATGATTTGTGCAACCTCCGTTTTTACAAGAATAAAATTCCCTTTAAACCTGATG GTGTTTATATTGAAGAAGTCCTAAATAAGTGGAAAGGAGATTATGAAAAGTTGGAACATAATCACACTTACATACAGTG GCTTTTTCCATTAAGAGAGCAAGGACTGAATTTCTATGCAAAGGAATTAACAACATATGAAATTGAG GaattcaaaaaaacaaaagaagcaattagAAGATTCCTGTTGGCTTACAAAATGATGCTGGAGTTTTTTGGAATAAAATTAATTGATAAAACTGGAAATGTTGCACGAGCATCTAATTGGCAAGAACGATTCCAGCACTTAAATGA GTCCCAGCATAACTACTTGAGGATCACCCGTATTCTGAAGAGTCTCGGCGAACTTGGCTACGAGAGTTTCAAACCTCCTCTTGTAAAATTCATTCTTCACGAAGCTCTTGTGGAAGACACCATCTCCAACATTAAGCAAAGTGCTTTGGAATATTTTGTTTATACTATTAGAGAccggagagagaggaggaaactcCTGCGGTTTGCCCAGCAGCACTACACACCCTCTGACCACTTCATATGGGGACCGCCAAGGAAGCAGAAGTTGGAAGGAAGCAAGCAGAGTAAAAAGCTGGCATCACCGGTTTCTCTCCGCAGTGGTTACGTTTCTAAACATAAAAGTGGGAAAGAATGCAAGAATGTGCCTGTGGTTTGTAACTCAAGTGGCAAAGCAACCAATGAAAAAAGGGCAGAACATGCTAAAAAGGGTGATGATTGTGACCGGAGTAGGAAACACACCAGCCCTGAGGTTGTTAAGCAAAGCATTGGTGAAAAGAATAGCAATGCTGATTGTCAGAACTCCATACTGGAAGAAACTGCTGATCCTTTGAACCAGGAGAATGTTTGCCATCTTAAAAAACATAAAGGCAAAAACGATGAAAACCTTAATCAAGACTGCAGAAATGCAGAACTTGTAGAAAAAGATTGCTGTGACAGTAAAAGCGATTCAACTAATATATCAACAGATCTGCAAGACAGTGTAGTTAAGGATAAAAACCCAGGAGGATCAAACAAAGAGGAGACTCGAGCATAG